The following proteins are co-located in the Bacillus pumilus genome:
- the cydC gene encoding thiol reductant ABC exporter subunit CydC, producing MVSKGWFIPYIKENQKLFALVLFLGSIAVFSASLLMYTSGFLISKAATRPENILMVYVPIVAVRTFGISRSAARYAERLASHQLILTMIEKMRVRLYDMAERSAKQTKLGTGEMLGLLSEDVERLQDAYLKTIFPSIGALLLYAASIGALGLFSWPFAELMLLYMALLVFVFPYVTVLVNRARQIQMKKGRNELYSHLTDAVMGVSDWLFSGRQKDFVDGYEQKEAQLLALEAAKHRFIRLRQFFAQLIIGGAVVLVVYWSGSVVQSGSMPHTLIAAFVLVLFPLTEAFLPLSDAAGDIPVYQHTVSRLHHYEKQSYEGESKKEFVDQSIISHDQAVCFEQVSFGYDAHQHVLKHLSFSLKQGESLALLGKSGAGKSTILKLLEGAVVPNQGAVSIQGKPVQSIQENVSAYVSVLNQQPYLFDTSVLNNIRLGSPDATEEQVKEAARQVQLHDYIESLPEGYHTGVQETGVRFSGGERQRMALARILLQNTSIVVLDEPTVGLDPQAERELLQTIFRVLKGKTVIWITHHLTGCETCDRIMFIEDGHIEMQGKHQDLLRENQRYQRLYEMDRPFSTI from the coding sequence ATGGTCAGTAAAGGCTGGTTTATACCTTATATCAAGGAGAATCAAAAGCTGTTTGCCTTGGTGCTTTTTTTAGGAAGCATTGCGGTGTTCTCTGCTTCTCTGCTGATGTATACCTCGGGATTTCTGATTTCAAAAGCCGCCACAAGACCTGAGAATATATTGATGGTCTACGTCCCAATCGTGGCTGTACGCACCTTTGGTATTTCACGTTCTGCTGCTCGTTATGCAGAAAGGCTGGCGAGTCATCAGCTCATTTTGACGATGATTGAAAAAATGCGGGTGCGTCTGTATGACATGGCTGAACGAAGTGCCAAACAGACGAAGCTTGGTACAGGGGAAATGCTTGGGCTCTTGTCAGAAGATGTGGAGAGGTTACAGGATGCGTATTTAAAAACAATCTTTCCATCCATCGGTGCGCTGCTTTTATATGCAGCATCGATTGGGGCACTTGGACTTTTCTCATGGCCATTTGCTGAATTGATGTTGCTCTATATGGCACTTCTCGTATTTGTTTTCCCATACGTCACAGTGCTTGTGAACCGGGCGAGACAAATTCAAATGAAAAAAGGCAGAAATGAACTGTACAGCCATTTAACAGATGCCGTCATGGGAGTTAGTGACTGGCTGTTTAGCGGCAGACAGAAAGATTTTGTTGACGGCTATGAACAGAAAGAAGCTCAGCTGTTAGCGCTTGAAGCTGCCAAGCACCGGTTTATCCGTCTGCGCCAATTTTTTGCGCAGCTGATTATTGGAGGAGCAGTTGTTCTTGTGGTGTATTGGAGCGGCTCAGTTGTTCAGTCAGGTTCTATGCCGCACACGCTCATTGCGGCCTTTGTGCTTGTGCTGTTTCCGTTAACAGAAGCCTTTCTTCCGCTTTCAGATGCGGCAGGTGACATTCCTGTTTATCAGCATACTGTTAGCAGATTACATCATTATGAAAAGCAGTCGTATGAAGGAGAATCTAAGAAGGAATTCGTTGATCAGTCAATCATTTCTCATGATCAAGCTGTCTGTTTTGAACAAGTGTCCTTTGGATATGATGCGCATCAACACGTGCTAAAGCACCTTTCGTTTTCGCTTAAGCAAGGAGAATCACTCGCTCTCTTAGGAAAAAGCGGTGCAGGCAAATCGACCATTTTAAAATTGTTAGAAGGGGCGGTCGTGCCAAATCAAGGTGCTGTCAGCATTCAGGGAAAACCGGTGCAAAGCATTCAAGAGAACGTGTCAGCTTATGTGTCTGTCCTCAATCAACAGCCTTATTTATTCGATACGTCTGTTTTAAACAATATTCGCTTAGGATCCCCAGACGCGACAGAAGAGCAGGTGAAAGAAGCGGCGAGACAAGTGCAGCTGCACGATTACATTGAATCTTTACCAGAAGGCTATCACACAGGTGTACAGGAGACAGGAGTTCGTTTCTCAGGCGGAGAAAGACAGCGTATGGCGTTAGCTCGGATCTTGCTGCAAAACACATCGATTGTGGTATTAGATGAGCCAACCGTCGGACTTGATCCTCAGGCAGAGCGTGAATTGCTTCAAACAATCTTCCGTGTGTTAAAAGGAAAAACTGTCATTTGGATTACCCATCACCTGACTGGCTGCGAGACGTGTGACCGCATCATGTTTATTGAAGATGGACACATTGAGATGCAGGGGAAGCATCAGGATTTATTGAGAGAAAACCAGCGTTATCAAAGGCTATATGAGATGGATCGACCGTTTTCTACAATATAA
- the cydD gene encoding thiol reductant ABC exporter subunit CydD codes for MDKRLLQLKGMRGLLALLGIVSLIQGASIIFQAQWLAHAITTLFDGKTLSQATPYVLLFLAAFLVRHGLTLIREKVMFTYSSRIGADVRKQLLDQLFRLGPAFTKKKGTGKLVTLAMEGIVQYRQYLQLFLPKMVNMAVIPVMVLVYVWTLDETSAVILIVTLPILIVFMILLGLVAQRKAAKQWRSYEKLSNHFTDSLRGLETLRYLGISKKHSRNIAEVSKRYRKATMNTLKVAFLSSFALDFFSMLSIATVAVFLGLRLIEGELLLLPALTALMLAPEYFLPVREVGNDYHATLNGKEANEAIQVILDEKGFHAQETQSVQLNEWNEQAVLTLQDICVLHDEHAPYSIQDVDLTVKGKKRIGIIGASGSGKSTLTDVLGGFVEPSSGQMTLNGHPLVHLQMKEWQKEVVYMPQHPYLFHMTLRENIRFYEPHATDEEVERAVQAAGLSQLVAQLPNGLDEVIGQQGRGLSGGQAQRIALARAVLGQRSIMLLDEPTAHLDIETEYELKETMLPLFEDKLVFLATHRLHWMPEMDEIIVMDHGTIAEMGTHESLMRRKGVYYQLVQEQMGAVSHGQ; via the coding sequence ATGGATAAACGTTTGCTTCAATTAAAAGGAATGAGAGGGCTTCTTGCCCTCTTAGGCATTGTGTCACTCATCCAAGGAGCAAGTATTATTTTCCAAGCACAGTGGCTGGCACATGCCATTACAACGCTGTTTGACGGGAAAACCCTCTCGCAGGCAACGCCTTATGTCCTGCTGTTTCTTGCTGCCTTTCTGGTGCGGCACGGTCTCACCTTGATTCGGGAGAAGGTCATGTTTACCTACTCTTCCCGAATTGGAGCAGACGTCAGAAAACAGCTGTTAGACCAACTCTTTCGTTTAGGTCCAGCTTTCACAAAGAAAAAAGGTACAGGAAAGCTTGTCACATTAGCGATGGAGGGAATTGTCCAATATCGTCAATATTTACAGCTGTTTTTGCCGAAAATGGTGAACATGGCTGTTATTCCGGTGATGGTCCTCGTTTATGTTTGGACATTAGATGAAACATCTGCCGTCATTTTGATTGTGACGCTGCCGATTTTAATTGTTTTTATGATTTTGTTAGGTCTTGTTGCTCAGCGTAAAGCGGCCAAACAATGGAGATCGTATGAGAAATTATCCAATCATTTTACTGATTCGCTCCGCGGCCTTGAAACGCTTCGTTACTTAGGTATTAGCAAAAAGCACTCCCGTAATATCGCAGAGGTGTCAAAGCGATATCGAAAGGCGACCATGAACACGCTGAAGGTCGCATTTCTTTCATCGTTTGCCCTCGATTTCTTTTCTATGTTATCGATTGCGACCGTTGCTGTCTTTCTTGGCCTGCGGTTAATTGAAGGGGAACTTCTGTTATTGCCAGCTTTGACGGCGCTTATGCTGGCTCCGGAATATTTCCTGCCAGTACGTGAAGTGGGAAATGATTATCATGCGACGTTAAATGGAAAAGAAGCGAATGAGGCCATTCAGGTCATTTTAGATGAAAAGGGCTTCCACGCGCAGGAGACACAATCAGTGCAGCTAAACGAGTGGAATGAACAAGCTGTGCTTACGCTGCAAGATATTTGTGTCCTGCATGATGAACATGCTCCTTATTCCATTCAGGATGTGGATTTGACTGTCAAAGGAAAGAAAAGAATCGGAATCATTGGTGCCAGTGGTTCAGGAAAATCGACGTTAACCGATGTCCTCGGCGGCTTTGTTGAACCGTCTTCAGGTCAAATGACGCTAAACGGCCATCCGCTTGTTCATTTACAGATGAAGGAATGGCAAAAGGAAGTCGTCTATATGCCGCAGCACCCCTATTTATTTCACATGACATTAAGAGAAAACATTCGTTTTTATGAACCACATGCAACAGACGAAGAAGTGGAAAGAGCTGTGCAGGCGGCTGGGTTATCTCAGCTTGTAGCGCAGCTGCCAAATGGACTGGATGAGGTCATCGGACAGCAGGGAAGAGGGCTAAGCGGCGGTCAGGCACAAAGAATTGCGCTTGCTCGGGCTGTGCTGGGCCAGCGGTCGATTATGCTGTTAGATGAACCAACGGCGCATCTCGACATTGAGACGGAGTATGAATTGAAGGAAACGATGCTTCCGCTGTTTGAAGATAAGCTCGTGTTCTTAGCGACACATAGGCTGCATTGGATGCCGGAGATGGATGAGATCATTGTCATGGATCATGGAACCATTGCAGAAATGGGGACACATGAATCATTAATGCGAAGAAAAGGTGTGTACTATCAATTGGTACAGGAGCAAATGGGGGCGGTCTCACATGGTCAGTAA
- a CDS encoding cytochrome ubiquinol oxidase subunit I has translation MSELFLARFQFASTTLFHFIFVPMSIGLVFIVALMQTLYVVKKKDIYKKMAKFWGHLFLINFAVGVVTGILQEFQFGMNWSDYSRFVGDVFGAPLAIEALLAFFLESTFIGLWIFGWDRLPKKIHLLCIWLVSLGTIFSAFWILLANSFMQEPVGFVIKNGRAEMNDFGALVTNPQLWVEFPHVLFGALATGAFFIAGVSAYKMIKKQEIAFFKKSFQIAMVLALISGLGVAFSGHDQAKHLMKSQPMKMAASEALWKDSGDPAAWTLFANIDTDKKENSAEINIPFALSYLAYSKFSGDVPGMLTLQKEYEAKFGPGDYIPPVKTTFWSFRIMVGAGMLMIFASMIGLYLSFRKKLESNKWYLRFMVWMIAFPFIANSAGWIMTEIGRQPWTVFGMMTTAQSISPNVSYGTLLFSVISFTTIYLILAILLAYLFIREIKKGAHSEEDTDQKDETDLSTDPFDGGAYHGIS, from the coding sequence GTGAGTGAGCTGTTTTTAGCAAGATTTCAATTTGCTTCAACGACATTATTTCATTTTATTTTTGTTCCTATGTCTATAGGTTTGGTGTTTATCGTCGCATTGATGCAGACCCTTTATGTAGTGAAGAAAAAAGACATCTACAAAAAGATGGCGAAGTTTTGGGGTCACCTTTTCTTAATTAACTTTGCAGTAGGTGTGGTGACAGGGATTCTGCAGGAATTCCAGTTTGGGATGAACTGGTCTGACTATTCAAGGTTTGTTGGTGATGTCTTTGGTGCACCGCTTGCCATTGAGGCACTGTTGGCCTTTTTCCTTGAATCTACATTTATTGGACTTTGGATTTTCGGCTGGGATCGTCTGCCGAAGAAAATTCATTTATTGTGTATTTGGCTTGTTTCCCTTGGTACGATCTTTTCGGCGTTTTGGATTTTACTAGCTAACTCATTTATGCAGGAGCCAGTTGGATTTGTCATTAAAAATGGCCGTGCAGAAATGAATGATTTTGGCGCTCTTGTCACGAATCCGCAGCTCTGGGTAGAGTTCCCGCACGTTCTGTTCGGTGCGCTGGCAACAGGTGCTTTCTTTATTGCAGGTGTTAGTGCCTATAAAATGATCAAAAAACAAGAAATCGCCTTTTTCAAAAAATCATTCCAGATTGCCATGGTACTCGCTTTAATTTCTGGCTTAGGTGTGGCGTTCTCTGGACATGACCAAGCAAAGCATTTAATGAAATCACAGCCGATGAAGATGGCAGCAAGTGAAGCCCTTTGGAAGGATAGTGGAGATCCAGCGGCTTGGACACTATTTGCCAACATTGACACAGATAAAAAAGAAAACTCTGCAGAAATCAACATTCCGTTTGCTTTAAGTTATTTGGCTTATTCGAAGTTCAGTGGAGATGTTCCAGGTATGCTGACACTTCAAAAAGAATATGAAGCAAAGTTTGGCCCAGGAGACTACATTCCTCCAGTGAAAACAACGTTCTGGAGCTTTAGAATCATGGTCGGTGCGGGAATGCTTATGATTTTTGCTAGTATGATTGGCTTGTACTTGAGCTTTAGAAAGAAACTTGAATCAAACAAATGGTATTTACGCTTCATGGTTTGGATGATTGCGTTCCCGTTTATTGCAAACTCAGCCGGCTGGATCATGACCGAAATCGGGCGTCAGCCTTGGACCGTCTTTGGCATGATGACGACCGCTCAATCGATTTCACCAAACGTATCCTATGGCACGCTATTATTCTCAGTCATTAGCTTTACGACCATTTATCTGATTCTTGCAATCTTGCTTGCCTACTTATTCATTCGAGAAATTAAAAAAGGTGCACATTCTGAAGAGGATACAGATCAAAAGGATGAAACGGACCTGTCTACAGATCCATTTGATGGAGGCGCATATCATGGCATATCTTAA
- the cydB gene encoding cytochrome d ubiquinol oxidase subunit II, giving the protein MAYLNEIWFILVAVLFVGFFFLEGFDFGVGMSMQLLGKDAHERRILINTIGPFWDANEVWLITAGGAIFAAFPHWYATMFSGYYIPFTVLLLALIGRGVAFEFRGKVEKASWIKAWDWVIFFGSLLPPFLLGVLFTSILRGMPIDQDMNMYAGFTDFVNLYSVIGGLAVTVLCLLHGLIFVTLRTEGDLRDRARKLGQRVLLIALPVLVLFVGVSIMETDIYTVRPIITIPLTVLIVVCYVAALFFMKKERDGWTFLFTGAGIMVTVTMLFTALFPRVMISSINHAFDLTIQNAASGSYSLTVMTIVAISLLPFVLGYQIWSYYVFRKRVSGKEPMTY; this is encoded by the coding sequence ATGGCATATCTTAACGAGATTTGGTTTATTCTTGTCGCAGTATTGTTTGTTGGGTTTTTCTTCTTAGAAGGATTTGATTTTGGTGTAGGGATGTCCATGCAGCTGCTTGGAAAGGATGCGCATGAGCGCCGCATTTTAATCAATACGATTGGTCCTTTCTGGGATGCGAATGAGGTTTGGCTGATTACAGCTGGCGGTGCTATTTTCGCTGCATTTCCTCACTGGTATGCCACGATGTTCAGCGGATACTATATTCCGTTTACGGTTCTCCTATTAGCGCTCATTGGGCGGGGGGTCGCCTTTGAATTCCGAGGGAAGGTTGAGAAAGCCTCTTGGATCAAAGCATGGGACTGGGTCATCTTCTTTGGCAGTCTGCTGCCACCGTTTTTACTCGGTGTGCTATTCACAAGTATTTTACGCGGGATGCCAATTGATCAAGACATGAATATGTATGCTGGTTTTACGGATTTTGTGAACCTTTATTCAGTGATTGGCGGGTTAGCTGTGACGGTTCTTTGCCTTCTGCACGGATTGATTTTCGTCACACTTCGTACAGAGGGTGATTTAAGAGACCGTGCAAGAAAGCTTGGTCAGCGTGTCCTGCTTATTGCGCTGCCAGTGCTTGTCCTATTTGTCGGTGTGTCCATCATGGAAACAGACATTTACACAGTGCGCCCGATCATCACCATTCCTTTAACCGTGCTGATTGTGGTTTGTTACGTAGCGGCTCTATTCTTTATGAAAAAAGAACGTGATGGCTGGACATTCCTATTCACAGGTGCTGGCATCATGGTGACAGTGACGATGCTTTTCACTGCATTGTTCCCGCGCGTCATGATTAGTTCGATCAACCATGCGTTTGATCTTACCATTCAAAACGCTGCATCCGGATCTTATTCACTGACGGTCATGACGATTGTTGCCATTTCTTTGCTGCCCTTTGTGCTTGGGTATCAAATTTGGAGCTATTACGTCTTCCGTAAACGTGTAAGCGGTAAGGAGCCAATGACTTACTAA